In Methanothermococcus thermolithotrophicus DSM 2095, one DNA window encodes the following:
- the larB gene encoding nickel pincer cofactor biosynthesis protein LarB, producing MKEILTKFKNGEISLEEAEKKLKLTYFEEIGNMCKLDTTRKLRTGIPEVIYGEGKRTEDIAKIMIHLAHDNGIALATRVKDIEGLKNILKDNTEFKLEINEMARTASLIKKDHKIERIGKIGILAAGTSDLPIAEEAREAAELMGCEVLTSYDVGIAGVHRLFGPLKMMIEEDVCCIIVVAGMEGALPSVVTSLVDVPVVGVPTSVGYGIKITPLLTMLHSCAPGLTVVNMDNGFGAGVFAGLIAANIHRRINKGKGDD from the coding sequence ATGAAGGAGATTTTAACAAAATTTAAAAACGGCGAGATAAGTTTGGAAGAAGCAGAAAAGAAATTAAAACTAACGTACTTTGAAGAGATAGGCAACATGTGTAAATTGGATACCACCAGAAAACTGAGAACTGGAATTCCTGAAGTAATTTATGGTGAAGGCAAAAGAACTGAGGACATAGCAAAAATAATGATTCATTTAGCACACGATAATGGAATAGCACTTGCTACCAGAGTTAAAGACATCGAAGGGCTGAAAAACATCTTAAAGGATAATACCGAATTTAAATTAGAAATTAATGAAATGGCAAGAACTGCATCATTAATAAAAAAAGATCACAAGATAGAAAGAATAGGAAAAATTGGGATACTTGCCGCAGGAACATCAGATCTTCCAATTGCAGAGGAGGCTAGGGAAGCTGCAGAATTGATGGGCTGTGAAGTCTTAACATCCTATGATGTGGGAATCGCAGGAGTTCACAGGCTTTTTGGACCACTTAAGATGATGATAGAAGAAGACGTGTGCTGCATAATTGTTGTTGCAGGTATGGAGGGGGCGTTACCTTCAGTTGTAACATCACTTGTGGACGTTCCAGTTGTTGGAGTTCCAACATCGGTAGGGTATGGGATAAAAATAACACCATTACTCACAATGTTGCATTCCTGTGCTCCAGGTCTTACAGTAGTAAATATGGACAATGGTTTTGGTGCAGGCGTTTTTGCAGGGCTAATTGCCGCAAATATCCATAGGAGAATAAATAAGGGTAAAGGAGATGATTAG
- a CDS encoding DUF2226 domain-containing protein: MEILEGKFLGIGENYDEVVKNLPEDFQGYLRISTKKNGQFEEGYVFFKDKEIIGYYYNYEKEVFGADAKDLIEEIKKQENQVVDIFAYDSNKLKLMMELYGEIFLNKNNRKNESMENQYIPDTKCQNINLSVPEGKPIKMGVIINYDDYNKLDEQESVKIPELLGEYLEGYRLLDIFKKADNGYKRGYIIFKDKVPFAAAYQDLSGAIFGEEAYNILENIIKEPGAIVDIYEYDSKKLEVFLELYPNAKLEIPTVYTSSSSVTKDIENDFEGSLVPTGELKHISDKSEETRTDKVDTQNESAEEPKLSREELLKKFGIQPPDEDMVNRIIQDITVPDASDLKKIEEELKEKIENSLKGISDIENFLVSISVKYDDGYSCICNVKITPKKVFGVIKKKINPGDIEDLIQKILDNYIIDMDSSISIELE; encoded by the coding sequence ATGGAAATATTAGAAGGAAAATTCCTTGGAATAGGAGAAAACTATGATGAAGTTGTTAAGAATCTGCCTGAGGATTTTCAAGGTTACCTAAGAATATCTACAAAGAAAAACGGTCAATTTGAGGAAGGATACGTTTTTTTTAAAGATAAAGAGATTATTGGTTATTACTACAACTATGAAAAAGAAGTTTTTGGAGCAGATGCCAAAGATTTAATCGAAGAAATAAAAAAGCAAGAAAACCAGGTGGTGGATATTTTCGCTTACGACTCCAATAAATTAAAACTAATGATGGAACTATATGGGGAAATATTTCTAAACAAAAACAATAGAAAGAATGAATCCATGGAAAACCAATATATTCCAGATACTAAATGTCAAAATATCAATTTAAGTGTTCCTGAAGGCAAACCTATTAAAATGGGAGTAATCATAAATTATGATGACTATAATAAATTAGATGAACAGGAAAGTGTAAAAATCCCTGAGCTCCTAGGTGAGTATCTGGAAGGTTATCGACTTTTGGATATTTTCAAAAAAGCTGATAATGGCTATAAAAGAGGATACATTATTTTCAAAGATAAAGTGCCTTTTGCAGCAGCTTATCAAGATCTCTCAGGGGCAATATTTGGGGAAGAAGCATATAACATTTTGGAAAACATTATAAAAGAACCTGGTGCAATTGTTGATATCTACGAATACGATTCTAAAAAATTAGAAGTTTTCCTGGAGTTATATCCAAATGCAAAACTTGAAATCCCTACGGTTTATACTTCTTCTTCAAGTGTAACAAAAGACATTGAAAATGATTTTGAGGGGTCATTAGTACCTACAGGGGAACTTAAGCACATTTCAGATAAATCTGAAGAAACCAGAACCGATAAAGTAGATACTCAGAATGAATCTGCTGAAGAACCTAAGTTATCCCGTGAAGAACTATTAAAGAAGTTTGGAATACAACCGCCTGATGAAGATATGGTGAATAGGATAATTCAGGATATTACAGTTCCAGATGCATCGGATCTAAAGAAAATAGAGGAAGAATTAAAGGAAAAAATAGAGAATTCACTTAAGGGCATAAGTGACATTGAGAATTTTTTAGTAAGTATTTCAGTTAAGTACGATGATGGGTACTCATGCATATGTAACGTTAAAATAACGCCTAAAAAGGTTTTTGGAGTTATAAAAAAGAAAATTAATCCGGGGGATATTGAAGATCTCATTCAAAAAATTTTGGATAATTATATTATTGATATGGATTCAAGTATATCTATTGAACTTGAATAG
- a CDS encoding D-aminoacyl-tRNA deacylase has protein sequence MEYLLVSTTEDLASQNIKNKLEELKRQKNCDFKIFETDKKLTRLSQNDLPDSDCYIFLSKHRSESGKPTLTVHTPGNLTEDNSFGGNKEEVCPCDPVLNTILLNKISEYNSLDEYSSLNFDVSFEVVHHGPSDLRAPAVFVEIGSSEKEWIIEEAGEIIAKSVVDTLDILKNKEFEEKEKIIGLGGGHYTSKFTRRALSGDYYIGYLTPKYAQLSESVLEQLLEKQEFDYVVFDWKGLRGDDKRRYIEFFENKGIEWKKI, from the coding sequence ATGGAATATTTACTCGTGTCAACAACGGAAGATTTAGCTAGTCAAAATATTAAGAATAAATTGGAAGAATTAAAAAGACAAAAAAATTGTGATTTTAAGATTTTTGAAACTGATAAGAAGCTTACACGTTTGTCTCAAAATGACTTACCCGATTCCGACTGCTATATTTTTTTATCAAAACACAGGAGTGAAAGCGGCAAACCTACATTAACGGTCCACACCCCTGGAAACTTAACTGAGGATAATTCATTTGGGGGCAATAAAGAAGAAGTCTGTCCATGTGATCCTGTTTTAAACACCATTTTACTTAATAAGATTTCTGAATACAACAGTTTGGATGAATACAGTTCTTTAAATTTTGATGTTTCTTTTGAAGTCGTACATCACGGACCATCTGATTTGAGAGCTCCGGCTGTTTTTGTTGAAATTGGAAGTAGTGAAAAAGAATGGATTATTGAGGAAGCTGGAGAAATAATCGCAAAATCTGTAGTCGATACATTAGATATTTTAAAAAATAAAGAATTTGAAGAAAAGGAAAAAATTATCGGGCTTGGTGGGGGCCACTATACTTCCAAGTTTACAAGACGAGCTCTATCCGGTGATTACTATATTGGATACTTAACCCCAAAGTATGCTCAACTCTCTGAGAGTGTACTTGAACAATTGCTAGAAAAACAAGAATTCGACTATGTAGTTTTTGACTGGAAAGGACTACGGGGGGACGACAAAAGAAGATACATTGAATTTTTTGAGAATAAAGGTATTGAATGGAAAAAAATCTAG